A genomic window from Quercus lobata isolate SW786 chromosome 10, ValleyOak3.0 Primary Assembly, whole genome shotgun sequence includes:
- the LOC115964413 gene encoding uncharacterized protein LOC115964413 — MEGSGPRQTGHQEIDDLKKKLGRAQQKRPSPSSDTSSDEDNEYRRRSRTPQSETFSYEEEQPRKRGHKSPSYQGLANDAMSKALDRISQSPFTRRIEGAELPWRFHQPTFAIYNGRTDPVEHVSQFNQRMAIHSKDEALMCKVFPSSLGPMAMRWFDGLKPNSINSFKQLTQAFGSRFITSNIVPRPLDSILFLSMREGETLKAYSDRYWEMYNEIEGNYDDVAISTFKRGLPTEHDLRKSLIGKPVTSVRQLMDRINKYKRVEEDQQTGKGKAKVVPQERRDFRSDRIINSNRPRRDYSEQSGSTRAQAVHVVFREPLHKILEEVKSEPFFQWPSRMAGDPSKRNQNLYCAYHQEPGHTTDDCRNLKNHLDRLVREGKLRHLLHHPAGW, encoded by the exons atggaaggatcaggtccaCGCCAAACCGGACAT CAAGAAATTGAtgacttgaagaagaagctggGCCGAGCACAGCAAAAACGTCCTTCACCCAGCTCGGACACTAGCAGTGATGAGGACAATGAATACAGGCGGAGATCAAGAACCCCTCAAAGCGAGACTTTTTCCTATGAGGAAGAGCAACCTCGCAAACGTGGccacaaaagcccatcttaccaaggcctggccaacGATGCCATGAGCAAGGCCCTGGATCGCATCTCCCAGTCGCCTTTCACGCGTAGAATAGAGGGGGCAGAGCTCCCTTggcggttccatcaaccaacCTTTGCCATATACAATGGTCGGACAGACCCAGTAGAACATGTAAGCCAGTTTAATCAGAGGATGGCCATCCATTCCAAGGATGAAGCGTTGATGTGTAAAGTGTTTCCGTCTAGCTTGGGAcctatggcgatgagatggtttgatggtcTTAAACCAAAttccataaattcctttaagCAGTTGACACAGGCTTTTGGTTCCCGCTTCATTACCAGCAACATAGTCCCTCGACCCCTAGATTCCATCCTATTcttgtccatgcgagaaggagAGACACTGAAAGCCTATTCAgacaggtactgggaaatgtataatgagatagagggaAATTATGATGATGTCGCCATTAGTACATTTAAGAGGGGCCTGCCGACAGAGCATGATTTAAGAAAGTCTCTGATTGGGAAGCCGGTCACTAGtgtgcgccaactcatggatagaattaacaagtacaaaagggtcgaggaAGACCAGCAGACAGGGAAGGGCaaagcgaaggttgtccctcaggagaggagggacttcaggtcggaccgcATTATCAACAGTAATAGGCCGAGAAGAGATTACTCGGAACAATCTGGATCCACTAGGGCACAGGCAGTCCATGttgtgttccgagaaccattACACAAGATCCTAGAGGAGGTAAAGAGCGAGCCGTTCTTTCAGTGGCCAAGCAGGATGGCAGGTGACCCCTCGAAGCGTAACCAGAATCTGTATTGCGCGTACCACCAAGAGCCGGGTCACACCACCGATGATTGTAGGAATCTGAAAAACCATTTAGACCGGCttgtccgagaagggaagttaaGGCATCTATTACATCACCCTGCGGGATGGTAG
- the LOC115964415 gene encoding uncharacterized protein LOC115964415: protein MSVGRLPTEADDKESKTARAIATPLIGFSDEDKLGTFQPHDDALVVTLKIGGYNVKRVPVDQGSAVEVMYPDLYKGLNLKPEDLSAYDSLLVSFEGKTITPKGLIRLPVQTDSDMVDVDFIVVDAYSPYTAIVAQPWLHALGAVSSSLHQKVKYPSRGRVKEVIGNQEMARQCMVSAIS, encoded by the coding sequence ATGTCAGTGGGCAGGCTCCCGACTGAGGCAGACGACAAGGAATCCAAGACGGCCAGAGCAATTGCCACACCCTTAATCGGATTCTCGGATGAAGACAAACTGGGAACCTTtcaaccccacgatgatgccCTAGTCGTCACGCTCAAAATTGGAGGTTATAACGTGAAGAGGGTGCCAGTTGATCAAGGTAGTGCCGTGGAAGTAATGTATCCCGACTTGTATAAAGGattgaacctgaagccagaggACCTGTCGGCATATGACTCCCTTTTGGTCAGTTTTGAAGGAAAAACCATCACCCCGAAAGGCCTGATTAGGCTGCCTGTACAAACAGATTCAGACATGGTGGATgtggacttcattgtggtaGACGCATACTCCCCCTACACAGCCATTGTGGCTCAACCGTGGCTTCATGCACTAGGAGCTGTGTCATCATCCCTacaccaaaaagtgaagtatccGTCAAGAGGTCGAGTGAAAGAAGTAATAGGGAACCAAGAGATGGCCCGACAATGCATGGTGTCAGCAATCTCATGA